The Deinococcus humi genome has a segment encoding these proteins:
- a CDS encoding ABC transporter permease subunit, whose amino-acid sequence MTHNTQSRPSGDASRVALIACAVAAAGMLLFPLASLGRGFSADAVLLHLSGSILNLANNQEAPLVNPGSALALGWATLAAVIATLVGAVRRANWFWITGLLAFALSVATVLALNSGLAAQVERVAADTTLRAGARRQLRNFYDGGGMNLGLFLPMLAGLIAAGAGLSARAWVLDRFNRLRGLLVPVSAITLAVLVGAIVVLVVQPIVNPTGKNLNLWQAWLAKSDVVYFVYSTLFAPVTRLSPLLSSLKLATPLIFTGLSVAFAFRTGLFNIGAPGQLTMGAIGAMLMGVYGPPSLGWALLPLSVLAAAAGGALWGAIPGLLKARFGSSEVINTIMLNYVASAVFIFMIGSETFPFLGREYNLPFKAPGFEAKSEELQQAARLPTLLDLFNVGPAGGGYVLSIGLVVALIALLIARPLLKAVRNGGLIAVVIALALGALTWRIGVPANINGSQLNASFLIALACVALFGTLMWRTATGYALRAVGLSPRAAEYGGISVARGTVLAMTLAGMFAGLAGTHYVNGGALDEYRLKGNMPVNVGFDGIAVALMGQNTPTGVVLASLLFGTVDTGGVDVDQQLDGVNKDIVTVLKALIVLFIAAGGFLSRRLVDPPPPQLVAATDRTGSDEGGKLSPSAAAQQAGTPNPNVGYSSEENTREGGK is encoded by the coding sequence GTGACCCACAACACCCAATCTCGTCCATCCGGGGATGCGTCGCGCGTCGCGCTGATCGCGTGCGCGGTGGCCGCCGCAGGTATGCTGCTCTTTCCACTCGCCTCGCTGGGACGGGGCTTCAGCGCCGACGCCGTGTTGCTGCATCTGAGCGGTTCCATTCTAAATCTGGCCAACAACCAGGAGGCCCCACTGGTCAATCCCGGCAGCGCCCTCGCGCTGGGTTGGGCCACGCTGGCCGCCGTGATCGCCACCCTGGTCGGAGCGGTGCGCCGCGCGAACTGGTTCTGGATCACCGGCCTGCTGGCTTTCGCACTTTCGGTGGCGACCGTGCTGGCTCTGAACAGCGGGCTGGCCGCGCAGGTCGAGCGGGTGGCCGCTGACACCACTCTGCGGGCCGGGGCCAGACGGCAGCTCCGTAACTTCTACGACGGCGGCGGCATGAACCTGGGTCTGTTCCTGCCTATGCTGGCCGGACTGATCGCGGCGGGCGCGGGCCTGAGCGCCCGTGCATGGGTGCTAGACCGCTTCAACCGCCTGCGCGGGCTGCTGGTCCCGGTCTCGGCCATCACACTGGCCGTGCTGGTAGGGGCCATCGTGGTCCTGGTGGTGCAGCCCATCGTCAACCCCACAGGCAAGAATCTGAACCTGTGGCAGGCCTGGCTCGCCAAGAGCGATGTGGTGTATTTCGTCTACTCCACGCTCTTCGCGCCGGTCACCCGCCTGTCGCCACTGCTGTCGAGCCTCAAGCTAGCGACGCCACTGATCTTCACCGGTCTGAGCGTGGCCTTCGCCTTCCGCACCGGCCTCTTTAATATCGGCGCGCCGGGGCAACTGACCATGGGGGCCATCGGCGCAATGCTGATGGGTGTGTACGGTCCCCCCAGTCTGGGCTGGGCGCTGCTGCCCCTTTCGGTGCTGGCCGCAGCGGCAGGTGGGGCACTGTGGGGCGCGATTCCAGGCCTGCTCAAGGCCCGCTTCGGCTCCAGCGAGGTCATCAACACCATCATGCTCAACTACGTCGCCTCGGCGGTATTCATCTTTATGATCGGTTCGGAGACCTTTCCGTTCCTGGGCAGGGAGTACAACCTGCCGTTCAAGGCCCCCGGCTTCGAGGCCAAAAGCGAGGAATTACAGCAGGCCGCCCGGCTGCCCACCTTGCTTGACCTGTTCAACGTCGGTCCGGCGGGCGGCGGTTACGTCCTGAGCATCGGCCTCGTGGTGGCGCTGATCGCCCTGCTGATCGCGCGTCCGCTGCTCAAGGCCGTCAGGAACGGTGGACTGATTGCCGTCGTGATCGCCCTTGCGCTGGGCGCGCTGACGTGGCGCATCGGGGTTCCGGCAAACATCAACGGCAGCCAGCTCAACGCGTCCTTCCTGATCGCGCTGGCCTGCGTGGCGCTATTCGGCACGCTGATGTGGCGCACCGCCACCGGCTACGCGCTGCGGGCAGTGGGTCTTTCACCCCGCGCGGCGGAGTACGGCGGGATCAGCGTGGCGCGCGGCACAGTGCTGGCGATGACCCTGGCCGGCATGTTCGCCGGGCTGGCCGGGACACACTACGTCAATGGCGGCGCGCTGGACGAGTACCGCCTGAAGGGCAACATGCCGGTCAACGTGGGCTTCGACGGCATCGCCGTGGCCCTGATGGGCCAGAACACCCCCACCGGGGTGGTGCTCGCCAGCCTACTGTTCGGCACGGTCGATACGGGCGGCGTAGACGTGGACCAGCAACTCGACGGCGTGAACAAGGACATCGTGACGGTGCTGAAAGCATTGATCGTGCTGTTTATCGCCGCCGGGGGCTTCCTGAGCCGCCGCCTGGTGGACCCGCCGCCGCCGCAACTGGTGGCCGCCACCGACAGGACGGGCAGCGATGAGGGCGGCAAGCTCTCCCCCAGCGCCGCGGCGCAGCAGGCGGGCACCCCCAACCCCAACGTCGGTTACAGCAGTGAAGAGAACACCCGTGAAGGGGGCAAATAA